Proteins encoded together in one Streptomyces sp. B1I3 window:
- a CDS encoding pyridoxal phosphate-dependent aminotransferase, which produces MQVIQSTKLSGVCYEIRGPVLEEAMRLEAAGHRILKLNTGNPAAFGFECPPEILEDILRNLSGAHGYGDAKGLLSARRAVMQHYQTKGIDLGVEDVYLGNGVSELIQMSMQALLDDGDEVLVPAPDYPLWTASVSLAGGTAVHYRCDEQADWMPDLADIERKITDRTKALVIINPNNPTGAVYDDEMLRGLTEIARRHNLVVCSDEIYDRILYDGATHTPTAAVAPDLMVLTFNGLSKNYRIAGYRSGWMAVCGPKAHASSYIEGLTVLANMRLCANMPAQHAVATALGGRQSINDLVLPGGRILEQRDVAYDLLTQIPGVTCVKPKGALYLFPRLDPKVFKIKDDRQMVLDLLRAEKIMVVQGTGFNWPEPDHFRVVTLPPAKDLTDAVTRIGNFLDGYSQP; this is translated from the coding sequence ATGCAGGTCATCCAGTCCACCAAGCTCTCCGGCGTCTGTTACGAGATCCGCGGCCCCGTGCTCGAGGAGGCCATGCGGCTGGAAGCCGCTGGTCACCGCATCCTCAAGCTGAACACGGGCAATCCCGCCGCGTTCGGCTTCGAGTGCCCGCCCGAGATCCTCGAGGACATACTGCGCAACCTGTCGGGGGCGCACGGTTACGGGGACGCGAAGGGCCTGCTGTCCGCCCGCCGGGCGGTGATGCAGCACTACCAGACCAAGGGCATCGACCTCGGCGTCGAGGACGTCTATCTGGGCAACGGCGTCTCCGAGCTGATCCAGATGTCGATGCAGGCGCTGCTCGACGACGGCGACGAGGTGCTCGTCCCCGCTCCGGACTATCCGCTGTGGACGGCCTCGGTCTCCCTGGCCGGCGGCACGGCCGTGCACTACCGGTGTGACGAGCAGGCCGACTGGATGCCCGACCTCGCCGACATCGAGCGGAAGATCACCGACCGCACCAAGGCGCTCGTGATCATCAACCCGAACAATCCGACGGGCGCGGTCTACGACGACGAGATGCTGCGCGGGCTGACGGAGATCGCCCGGCGCCACAACCTGGTCGTCTGCTCCGACGAGATCTACGACCGGATCCTGTACGACGGTGCCACCCACACGCCGACCGCGGCCGTCGCACCCGACCTGATGGTGCTCACCTTCAACGGGCTCTCCAAGAACTACCGGATCGCGGGATACCGCTCGGGGTGGATGGCGGTCTGCGGCCCGAAGGCGCACGCCTCCTCGTACATCGAGGGCCTGACGGTCCTGGCCAACATGCGGTTGTGCGCGAACATGCCGGCGCAGCACGCGGTGGCCACCGCGCTCGGCGGGCGGCAGTCGATCAACGACCTGGTGCTGCCGGGCGGGCGCATCCTGGAGCAGCGGGACGTGGCGTACGACCTGCTGACGCAGATCCCCGGGGTGACCTGTGTGAAGCCGAAGGGGGCGTTGTACCTCTTCCCCCGGCTCGACCCCAAGGTCTTCAAGATCAAGGACGACCGGCAGATGGTCCTCGACCTCCTGCGGGCGGAGAAGATCATGGTCGTGCAGGGCACGGGCTTCAACTGGCCGGAACCCGATCACTTCCGGGTGGTGACGCTGCCGCCGGCCAAGGATCTGACGGACGCCGTGACCCGCATCGGAAACTTCCTGGACGGCTACAGCCAGCCATAA
- a CDS encoding amidohydrolase family protein, whose translation MDLVIRDARVVDGTGTPSYRADVGITDGRITEIRGEGDGPRPTAARTLDADGLALSPGFVDMHAHSDLALLRDPDHSAKAAQGVTLEVLGQDGLSYAPADDRTLAEVRRSIAGWNGDGSDIDFDWRTVGGYLDRLDRNFGGQGIAVNAAYLIPQGTVRMLAVGWEDRPATRAELTRMKELVAQGMAEGAVGMSSGLTYTPGMYAKDAELTELCRVVAAHDGYYCPHHRSYGAGALAAYEEMVQLTRDAGCALHLAHATMNFGVNKGRAPELLSLLDDALAAGADISLDTYPYTPGCTTLVAMLPSWSGEGGPGAVLTRLADGATTERIRHHMEVLGSDGCHGVPIEWDTIEISGVGSPELAGYVGRTVAESARLRGEEPWVTARRLLVEDRLGTTILQHVGHEENVRQIMRHRVHTGGSDGILQGDKPHPRAYGTFPHYLGHYARELGILSLEECVAHLTSRPAARLRLPDRGYVREGYRADLVLFDPDTVAAGSTFDEPRTLPVGIPHVLIDGRFVIQDGARTSELAGRAVRGTGRTAA comes from the coding sequence ATGGACCTGGTCATCCGCGACGCCCGTGTCGTCGACGGCACCGGCACCCCCTCCTACCGTGCTGACGTGGGCATCACGGACGGCCGGATCACCGAGATCCGCGGGGAGGGCGACGGCCCTCGCCCGACCGCCGCCCGCACCCTGGACGCGGACGGCCTCGCACTGTCCCCCGGCTTCGTCGACATGCACGCACACAGCGACCTCGCCCTGCTGCGCGACCCCGACCACAGCGCGAAGGCCGCCCAGGGCGTGACCCTGGAAGTTCTCGGCCAGGACGGCCTGTCGTACGCCCCCGCCGACGACCGCACCCTCGCCGAGGTACGCCGCTCCATCGCCGGGTGGAACGGCGACGGTTCGGACATCGACTTCGACTGGCGCACCGTCGGCGGCTACCTGGACCGCCTCGACCGCAACTTCGGCGGCCAGGGCATCGCCGTCAACGCCGCCTACCTCATCCCCCAGGGCACGGTGCGGATGCTCGCCGTGGGCTGGGAGGACCGGCCCGCCACCCGCGCCGAGCTGACGCGGATGAAGGAACTCGTGGCGCAGGGCATGGCCGAGGGCGCGGTCGGCATGTCCTCCGGTCTGACGTACACCCCCGGGATGTACGCGAAGGACGCCGAACTCACGGAGCTCTGCCGGGTGGTGGCGGCTCACGACGGCTACTACTGTCCCCACCACCGCTCGTACGGCGCCGGAGCGCTCGCCGCGTACGAGGAGATGGTGCAGCTCACCCGCGACGCCGGCTGCGCCCTCCATCTCGCCCACGCCACCATGAACTTCGGGGTGAACAAGGGCAGGGCCCCCGAGCTCCTCTCCCTCCTGGACGACGCCCTCGCGGCAGGCGCGGACATCTCCCTCGACACCTATCCGTACACCCCCGGCTGCACGACCCTCGTGGCGATGCTGCCCAGCTGGTCGGGCGAGGGCGGCCCCGGGGCGGTCCTGACCCGGCTCGCGGACGGGGCGACGACGGAGCGGATCCGCCACCACATGGAGGTCCTGGGCTCCGACGGCTGCCACGGCGTCCCGATCGAGTGGGACACGATCGAGATCTCCGGCGTCGGCTCACCCGAACTGGCCGGCTACGTCGGCCGTACGGTCGCCGAGTCCGCCCGGCTGCGTGGTGAGGAGCCGTGGGTGACCGCCCGCCGCCTGCTCGTCGAGGACCGGCTCGGCACGACGATCCTCCAGCATGTGGGCCACGAGGAGAACGTCCGGCAGATCATGCGCCACCGCGTGCACACCGGAGGCAGCGACGGCATCCTCCAGGGCGACAAACCGCACCCGCGCGCCTACGGCACCTTCCCCCACTACCTCGGTCACTACGCGCGTGAGCTGGGCATCCTGAGCCTGGAGGAGTGTGTCGCCCACCTCACCTCCCGCCCCGCCGCCCGCCTGCGCCTGCCCGACCGCGGGTACGTCCGCGAGGGCTACCGCGCGGACCTGGTCCTCTTCGACCCGGACACGGTGGCGGCGGGCTCGACGTTCGACGAGCCGCGCACCCTGCCGGTGGGCATCCCGCACGTCCTGATCGACGGCCGCTTCGTCATCCAGGACGGCGCACGGACCTCGGAGCTGGCCGGCCGCGCGGTCCGGGGGACGGGCCGGACGGCGGCGTGA
- a CDS encoding arylamine N-acetyltransferase, with translation MTFDLDAYFARIGWSGERRPTPEVLRSVHRAHMLGIPFENLDPVLGHAPSLALADLEAKLVRSERGGYCYEHNTLLAAALTHLGFRVTLLAARVVVGAAPGDIRPRTHMLMKVDAEGAATSFLADTGFGSSGALLEPIPLVVDTELLDTPRHHRLVHAPHDGPLELWELQSEKSGTWEPQYEFTLEPFEEPDFEVINWHIATNPRSPFRQAVYAQRTLPGLHRALSGRTLVETADDGTVTERELSGSAEVLRVLADDFGVRLPAGTTLPG, from the coding sequence ATGACTTTCGACCTCGACGCCTACTTCGCCCGCATCGGCTGGTCCGGTGAGCGCCGTCCCACCCCGGAGGTACTGCGGTCCGTCCACCGCGCCCACATGCTGGGCATCCCCTTCGAGAACCTGGACCCGGTCCTCGGCCACGCTCCCTCCCTCGCCCTCGCGGATCTGGAGGCCAAGCTCGTCCGCAGCGAGCGCGGCGGGTACTGCTACGAACACAACACCCTGCTCGCGGCCGCCCTGACGCACCTCGGTTTCCGGGTGACGCTGCTGGCCGCACGCGTGGTGGTGGGCGCCGCCCCCGGTGACATCAGGCCGCGCACCCACATGCTGATGAAGGTGGACGCGGAGGGCGCTGCCACCTCGTTCCTGGCCGACACGGGTTTCGGGTCGAGCGGGGCGCTGCTGGAGCCGATCCCCCTGGTGGTGGACACGGAGCTGCTCGACACCCCCCGTCACCACCGGCTGGTCCACGCCCCGCACGACGGTCCGCTGGAACTGTGGGAGCTGCAGTCGGAGAAGAGCGGCACCTGGGAGCCGCAGTACGAGTTCACGCTCGAGCCGTTCGAGGAGCCCGACTTCGAGGTCATCAACTGGCACATCGCGACGAACCCGCGCTCACCGTTCCGGCAGGCGGTGTACGCCCAGCGCACCCTGCCCGGTCTGCACCGCGCGCTGTCCGGCCGGACCCTGGTGGAGACGGCCGACGACGGGACGGTCACGGAACGCGAGCTGAGCGGCTCGGCGGAGGTGCTGCGCGTACTGGCCGACGACTTCGGCGTACGACTCCCGGCGGGAACCACCCTGCCCGGGTGA
- a CDS encoding serine protease: MNKPLVGALLSALLLGAGAAPAAAATSPDAAGIRPKAADVHAKKAEAGTTAAEVRAKAVGFAGTVALSNCSGSVVRTASALPGDPALVLSNGHCLETGFPDPGEVVLNRASTRSFTLLNAAGTGVGTLRASKIAYGTMTDTDVSLYQLTRTYAQIESTYGIKALELNAARPVQGTAITVVSGYWKRTYSCGVDGFAYRLKEGAWTWKDSVRYTSACQTIGGTSGSPVIDGATGKVVAVNNTGNEDGQRCTDNNPCEVDENGVVTVRQGINYAQQTYGIVPCIGPGNRIDLNRTGCALPKP, from the coding sequence ATGAACAAGCCTCTCGTCGGCGCGCTTCTTTCCGCCCTGCTCCTCGGGGCGGGGGCCGCCCCGGCGGCCGCGGCCACAAGCCCGGACGCCGCCGGAATCCGTCCGAAGGCAGCCGATGTCCACGCGAAGAAGGCCGAGGCCGGTACGACGGCGGCCGAAGTCCGGGCGAAGGCGGTCGGCTTCGCCGGCACGGTCGCGCTCAGCAACTGCTCCGGCTCGGTCGTCCGCACCGCCTCGGCGCTCCCCGGCGACCCGGCTCTCGTCCTGTCCAACGGCCACTGCCTGGAGACCGGTTTCCCGGATCCCGGCGAGGTCGTGCTCAACAGGGCGTCGACCCGCAGCTTCACGCTGCTGAACGCGGCGGGCACGGGTGTCGGCACCCTGCGCGCAAGCAAGATCGCGTACGGGACGATGACGGACACCGACGTCTCGCTCTACCAGCTGACCCGTACCTACGCCCAGATCGAGAGCACGTACGGCATCAAGGCCCTGGAACTCAACGCCGCCCGCCCGGTGCAGGGGACGGCGATCACGGTGGTCTCGGGGTACTGGAAGCGCACGTACAGCTGCGGCGTCGACGGGTTCGCCTACCGCCTCAAGGAGGGGGCCTGGACCTGGAAGGACTCGGTCCGCTACACCTCGGCGTGCCAGACCATCGGTGGTACGTCCGGGTCCCCGGTGATCGACGGCGCGACCGGCAAGGTGGTCGCCGTCAACAACACCGGCAACGAGGACGGGCAGCGGTGCACGGACAACAACCCGTGCGAGGTCGACGAGAACGGTGTGGTGACGGTCCGCCAGGGCATCAACTACGCGCAGCAGACGTACGGCATCGTGCCGTGCATCGGCCCCGGCAACCGGATCGACCTGAACCGGACGGGCTGCGCCCTGCCCAAGCCGTAG
- a CDS encoding alanine racemase, whose translation MAAQQPAEQPVTALAGDVVDHRFKALPPDAEGLTVGALAAERRNLFTGGFTTPVLALSAESVEANLALLETYAERHGLVFAPHGKTSMSPQLFARQLEYGAWGITAAVPHQARVYRAHGIRRIFLANEVVDAAALRWLAGELDADPDFTFACYVDSVRGVELMDEALRAAGAVRRVDVVVELGAGRGARTGARTEADCAAVADAVADVSTLRLVGVAGYEGEVPDASPERVREWLRRLVALAADFDAAGRFAALGDGEEILVSAGGSAWFDAVADVFAEIPVLSRPVCKLLRSGAYVSHDDGHYRHLTPFNRVPEEGALQPAFRLWAQVVSRPTPGQAFVNAGKRDAAYDLDLPEAQVVRSARDGSVRPATGITVSALSDQHGWVRTEEGAELEVGDWIGMGLSHPCTSFDKWQLIPLVEADGTVSDYIRTFF comes from the coding sequence TTGGCCGCCCAGCAGCCCGCCGAACAGCCCGTGACGGCACTCGCCGGTGACGTGGTCGACCACCGTTTCAAGGCGTTGCCGCCCGACGCGGAGGGGCTGACCGTAGGCGCCCTGGCGGCCGAGCGCCGCAACCTCTTCACCGGCGGCTTCACCACCCCCGTGCTCGCCCTCTCGGCCGAGTCGGTCGAGGCCAACCTCGCCCTGCTGGAGACGTACGCGGAGCGACACGGCCTGGTCTTCGCCCCGCACGGCAAGACGTCGATGTCCCCGCAGCTCTTCGCCCGCCAACTGGAGTACGGCGCCTGGGGCATCACCGCCGCCGTCCCTCACCAGGCCCGGGTGTACCGCGCCCACGGCATCCGGCGGATCTTCCTGGCCAACGAGGTCGTCGACGCGGCGGCACTGCGCTGGCTGGCCGGCGAGCTGGACGCCGACCCGGACTTCACGTTCGCCTGCTACGTGGACTCCGTACGCGGTGTCGAGCTGATGGACGAGGCCCTGCGCGCGGCGGGCGCCGTACGCCGCGTCGACGTCGTGGTGGAGCTGGGGGCCGGCCGGGGCGCCCGCACCGGTGCCCGCACCGAGGCCGACTGCGCGGCGGTCGCCGACGCGGTGGCCGATGTCTCCACCCTGCGCCTGGTGGGCGTCGCCGGATACGAGGGTGAGGTCCCGGACGCCTCCCCCGAGCGGGTACGGGAGTGGCTGCGCCGGCTCGTCGCGCTGGCCGCGGACTTCGACGCGGCCGGCCGCTTCGCCGCGCTGGGCGACGGCGAGGAGATCCTGGTCAGCGCCGGTGGCAGCGCGTGGTTCGACGCGGTCGCCGATGTCTTCGCCGAGATCCCCGTGCTGAGCCGGCCCGTGTGCAAGCTGCTGCGCTCCGGCGCGTACGTCAGCCACGACGACGGCCACTACCGCCACCTCACGCCTTTCAACCGCGTCCCCGAGGAAGGTGCGCTGCAGCCCGCCTTCCGCCTCTGGGCCCAGGTCGTCTCGCGGCCCACCCCCGGACAGGCCTTCGTCAACGCGGGCAAGCGCGACGCCGCGTACGACCTCGACCTCCCCGAGGCGCAGGTCGTCCGCTCCGCACGCGACGGCTCGGTGCGGCCGGCCACCGGCATCACCGTCAGCGCACTGTCCGACCAGCACGGCTGGGTGCGCACGGAGGAGGGTGCGGAGCTGGAGGTCGGTGACTGGATCGGCATGGGCCTCTCGCACCCCTGCACCTCCTTCGACAAGTGGCAGCTGATCCCGCTGGTGGAGGCGGACGGCACCGTGAGCGACTACATCCGCACCTTCTTCTGA